A stretch of DNA from Paracoccus methylovorus:
CACGCGGTCGCCGTCGATTTTCAGCCGCACCACCGCCCCGGCCTGCAAGCCGCCGATCAGCGCATCTCCTTCAAGCTCAGGAAACATCCCGCCGCGATAAAATACCATGCCGCTGGGTGCGATCACCGGGTCCCAATAATAAACCGGCTGCTCCATCCCTTCGCGCTGGGTGATGCCTTGGCCGATGGGTGCGCCGCTGTAGTCCTGACCATAGGTGATGATCGGCCAGCCGTAGTTGCGCCCTGCCTGCGGAAGATTGAGTTCATCCCCTCCTTGGGGCCCGTGTTCCACCGTCCATAGCCGGCCCTGCGAATCCAGCGCCGCCGCCTGGATGTTGCGATGGCCCCAAGACCAGATCTCGGGCCGCGCCCGCCCGTCGGTGAAAGGGTTTTCGGAGGCCGGCCCGCCGGTCGCGGGGTCTATGCGTAGCACCTTTCCCAGATGGGTGCTTACGTCTTGCGCCAGTTGTCGCGGTTCCGGCCGCGAGCGTTCCCCGGTCGTGACGAAAAGCCTGCCCTGACGGTCGAAGACCAGACGCGAACCGAAATGCAGGGTCGAGGCCCAAGCCGGCTCTTGCCGAAAGATTACCCGCATATCTTCCAGCGTTGCGCCGTCCTCGGACAGCCGCCCGGTTCCGACCGAGGTCGCATTGCGCCCATTGCCGCGCGGTTCGGAAAAGCTGAACCAGATCTGCCGGGTGCCGGCGAAATCCGGGGCCACCGCCACGTCCAGCAGCCCGCCCTGTCCGCGGGCATCGACATCTGGCAGGCCGGAGATCGGCTGCGACAATTGCCCATTGCGATAAAGCCGCAGCCGGCCTGGGCGTTCCGTGATCAGCAAACCGCCGTCGGGCAGAAGCGCCATCCCCCACGGATTGCCAAGCCCCCGGATCAGCGGGGTCTGGCTGATCGGGATCTGCTGCCGGATCTGGGGCGCGCGGGTCTGGTCGGGAAAGGCCGGTGTCTGGTCCTGGGCATTTGGCGGCTGGTCGTTCAGTTCGGCCAGCGCCGGCGTCATCGCAAGGCATAGGGCAATTGCTGCGGCGATTGTTGCAGCGGGGGCATGTCGTTGCATCATGATCGCATCCATCTGGCTGGGTTCGCATCCCAACGCCCAGCCGGCCCTTGTGTTCCCGGTCGGGTCAATGCGCGGTCCATATGGTCGCGGAAGATCGCCGGCCCTATGCTTGGTGGTCTTGGGGTTGGGTCCTTTCGTGCGGCACCGGGGTGCGAATGGATACAGCGATGTTCGTTCAGGCGCAGCTTTGCGGCCACCCTTCAGGGGAATTGTCCTTGACCGGTAAGTGGAGGGCGCCTTGCGCCCAGAAACGGGCCCTGTCCGGCGCCGTCGATGCGCGCGATTGCTGCCGAGATCGGCTCGATGATCACCGCCATGGCAAAGGCGGTGGCGTGGATCATATGTTCGCTGTCCAGCGCCATCGCGACATGCCCCGGCCAGAAAAGCAGGTCGTTACGGCGGATCGTGTCCTCAACCTTGGGAAATGCGGCCTCCTGCATGTCGCTGTCTCCGGGGCAGGGCACGGCGCAGGCAGTCAACGCCGCCTGCGCAAGGCCCGAGCAGTCTATACCGCAGCGGCTGTTGCCACCCCACAGATAGGGCGTTCCCAGCAGTTGCTGTGCAACCGCAGCGGGGTCGTCCCCGGGGTGGTCCGAGATATGCTGTTCGGGTACCCAACCGCCCTGCGCCAGCCGGGCGAAACCTCCCTGTCGGGCCGTGATAGACAGCCGCGATCCCAGTGATAGCAGCATTGCTTCGGGGGTTTTCATGTCCGGCTGGGTATAGATATGGGTTGCCGGTGCGCTGACTCGATGAGTGATTTCCGGCACCTGTCGGATTAGCCCCTCGGCCCGAACCCAGCCGCAATAACCATCCGCCACCGCTTGCACAAAGGCCCATCCCCCCACTTGCTCCACCAACAAAAGGTCGGCGCCGAAATTGAGTTGGCGATCACGCGCACCTTCGGGTGCGCGGCACAGGTCGGCAAGCGGCACCGCAAGCCGCACGGGACGACCGGGTGTATAGGCCGGGCGCTGCACGACGCCGCGCAAAGTCTCCAACGCCACGCGCTCGGTGGCGGGGGTCAGCCGACGGTCGGTGGGCGGCGCCGTCATGGTAGAATCTCTGGCAGGGCGTGCAGGATGGCCCGCATGCCTTGGCCGGTGCCTCCCTTTGGCCGTCCGGGCGCGGCATTGGGCTGCCAACCGTAAATGTCGAAATGCGCATAGGCCCGGGCCTTGCTGGTAAAGCGGCGCAGAAACAGTGCTGCCGTGATCGCACCGGCAAATCCGCCTGAGGGCGCATTGTCCAGATCGGCGATGGCGGGCTCGATCATCGTTTCATACGGCTCCCAAAATGGCATGCGCCAAACCGGGTCGGAACAAGCCTGCCCTGCGGCTTGGATCGCAGTTGCCAGCGTGTCGTTGTCGCAGAAAAGCGGTGGCAGGTCAGGGCCAAGCGCCACGCGGGCCGCGCCGGTCAGCGTTGCCATCGAAATCAGCAGATCCGGCGCGTCCTCATCCGCCAGCGCCAGCGCATCTGCCAGCACCAGACGCCCCTCGGCGTCGGTGTTGTTCACCTCGACCGTCAGGCCCTTGCGGCTGGTCAGAATATCGCCGGGGCGGAAAGAATTGGCGGAAATCGCATTTTCGACGGCGGGAATCAGAATCCGCAGCCGGATGCCCTCGGTCAACCGCAGGCGGGCCAGGGTTTCGGCCAGACCCAGCACATTGGCCGCACCGCCCATATCCTTTTTCATCAGGGCCATAGAAGAAGGTGGCTTGATATCCAACCCGCCCGTGTCAAAGCAGACGCCTTTGCCGACCAGCGTCAACTGCGGTCCCTGACCGGGAAAGCGGATATCGATCAGTCGGGGGGCTTGTGCGCCGGCCCGGCCGACGGCGTGGATCATGGGAAAATTGCGGATGAGCAGATCGTCGCCGCGAATCACCTCTATCTCAGCACCATGCCGATGGGCCAGATCGCGCGCGACCTGCTCCAGTTCCTGGGGTCCCATATCCGAAGCGGGGGTGTTGATCAGGTCGCGCGCCATGTATTCGCCGGCGGCCATGGCGATCAGCCGTTCACGGTCCACGTCGGGGGGGCAAACGAGGCGGGCGCCCGATGCCTCGATCTGTTTGTAGCGGGTGAAGCGGTATTGCGCAAAAAGCCAGCCCAAGGCACCCAGGGTCAGGTCGAACCCTTGCGGGCGATTTGCCAGATACCAATTGCCGGCGGGCAAGGCCTCCACCGCCCGCGCCAATACAAAACGCTCCCGTGATGGGCGTTCCGTGTCCTTCGGCTCGGCCCCGATACCGAACAATGCACCGCCGAGCTTTCCCCCAGTCGAGGGCAGCAGGCACCACTGCCCCAATTTGGCTGAAAAACCCTGTGCCCTGGCCCAATCCTTTGCCGGTTGATCGATTTCGGCAAGCAGTTCGGCCCCCGTGGCACCCGGGCGGATCAGCCAAAGAGGGAGCGAAGGGGCATGGGGATCGGCGAATTCGGGAATCATCGGCATGCTCGCAGTCTTGGTCCTTTGTGGCAACCTAGCGTCCGGGTCGGGGGCTGCAAAGCCGCGTTTCGTTAAGGGATTTCTGGTGGGTCCCACAACTCGGTCAGTGAGCGGTTGCCGATCCGCTCAAGTCGTTGGATCGTGGCCGCCAGAGCGGGCCGGTCCTGGCGCTCTGCACATGCGCCAACATCGACGGCAACGCCTGCAAGGGTGACCAGACCAACTTGCCAGGCCAATCGTGAAAGCTGGTCCGCTTCGGTGACTACGGCACAGGAATCACCCTGCTGCGAGGCTGTGACGGTTCGCCGCAGCGCCAGCGCAAGCTGTTCCAATGCTGCGCCGATGACCTGCGCGGCGGCTGGCTCGCCCAGTTCATGGACAATTTTCTCGAGCCTTTGCACGTCGATCCGGACGGTTTCATTCATGGCCAGAACTGTAATCTTGGTCATCCCTGCTCCCGTATCGGGCTCTGCCGCGCTGATGTGGAATCTGGCATCAATCAATCAAGAAAAGGTTATAGTGCTGGCGCTAAACCACTCGAACTTTATCGGTTCAGTCGTTATCACCCGTTCGAACGGTAGATGAGGAAGCAATGAGAGAAGCACGTCCACTGCCGCAGTATCTGGTTCAGCGCTATCATGGTTGGCGCGCCACGGCCTTTGTCGAAAATCGGGTTTGGTATCGTCGGCTGTCCGAGGACGGACAGCATCCTCGCGCGATGGTTATCGCGTGCTGTGATTCGCGCGTGCATGTGACCTCGATCTTTGGGGCGGATACAGGCGAATTTTTCATTCATCGCAATATTGCTAATCTGGTTCCGCCCTATGCGCCGGATGGTGAGCAGCACGGCACCTCGGCTGCGGTCGAATATGCCGTGTCCACGCTTAAGGTCGCCCATATCGTCGTCGTGGGGCATACGAACTGCGGCGGTGTACAGGGTTGCCATGCGATGTGTTCGGGACATGCACCCGAACTCGAGGATAAATCCAGCTTTGTCGGTCGCTGGATGGACATCCTGCGCAGGGGATATGATCGTGTAGCCTCGTTGCCGCCAGAGCAGCAGATCCACGGGCTTGAACGCCAGGCAGTTCTCGTTTCACTGGAGAATCTGATGACGTTTCCCTTTGTGAAGGCGGC
This window harbors:
- a CDS encoding C40 family peptidase — protein: MTAPPTDRRLTPATERVALETLRGVVQRPAYTPGRPVRLAVPLADLCRAPEGARDRQLNFGADLLLVEQVGGWAFVQAVADGYCGWVRAEGLIRQVPEITHRVSAPATHIYTQPDMKTPEAMLLSLGSRLSITARQGGFARLAQGGWVPEQHISDHPGDDPAAVAQQLLGTPYLWGGNSRCGIDCSGLAQAALTACAVPCPGDSDMQEAAFPKVEDTIRRNDLLFWPGHVAMALDSEHMIHATAFAMAVIIEPISAAIARIDGAGQGPFLGARRPPLTGQGQFP
- a CDS encoding carbonic anhydrase, which codes for MREARPLPQYLVQRYHGWRATAFVENRVWYRRLSEDGQHPRAMVIACCDSRVHVTSIFGADTGEFFIHRNIANLVPPYAPDGEQHGTSAAVEYAVSTLKVAHIVVVGHTNCGGVQGCHAMCSGHAPELEDKSSFVGRWMDILRRGYDRVASLPPEQQIHGLERQAVLVSLENLMTFPFVKAAVESGNISLHGVLHDIAEGALEQYDQQVEGFVPII
- a CDS encoding PQQ-dependent sugar dehydrogenase, with product MMQRHAPAATIAAAIALCLAMTPALAELNDQPPNAQDQTPAFPDQTRAPQIRQQIPISQTPLIRGLGNPWGMALLPDGGLLITERPGRLRLYRNGQLSQPISGLPDVDARGQGGLLDVAVAPDFAGTRQIWFSFSEPRGNGRNATSVGTGRLSEDGATLEDMRVIFRQEPAWASTLHFGSRLVFDRQGRLFVTTGERSRPEPRQLAQDVSTHLGKVLRIDPATGGPASENPFTDGRARPEIWSWGHRNIQAAALDSQGRLWTVEHGPQGGDELNLPQAGRNYGWPIITYGQDYSGAPIGQGITQREGMEQPVYYWDPVIAPSGMVFYRGGMFPELEGDALIGGLQAGAVVRLKIDGDRVTGEQRLVEGIGRVRDIEITPDGALLILTDGGELIRLARG
- a CDS encoding leucyl aminopeptidase family protein is translated as MIPEFADPHAPSLPLWLIRPGATGAELLAEIDQPAKDWARAQGFSAKLGQWCLLPSTGGKLGGALFGIGAEPKDTERPSRERFVLARAVEALPAGNWYLANRPQGFDLTLGALGWLFAQYRFTRYKQIEASGARLVCPPDVDRERLIAMAAGEYMARDLINTPASDMGPQELEQVARDLAHRHGAEIEVIRGDDLLIRNFPMIHAVGRAGAQAPRLIDIRFPGQGPQLTLVGKGVCFDTGGLDIKPPSSMALMKKDMGGAANVLGLAETLARLRLTEGIRLRILIPAVENAISANSFRPGDILTSRKGLTVEVNNTDAEGRLVLADALALADEDAPDLLISMATLTGAARVALGPDLPPLFCDNDTLATAIQAAGQACSDPVWRMPFWEPYETMIEPAIADLDNAPSGGFAGAITAALFLRRFTSKARAYAHFDIYGWQPNAAPGRPKGGTGQGMRAILHALPEILP